GCGGCGACCATCCCAAGGGCACCAACCAGTCGTACGGCGACGGGCACGTCCGGTGGTGGGATTTCTCCATGGAATACCACCCGGTCTGGTCCATGGCGTGGTGCCCGATCTATCATCAGCTTTGGAACGAGTGAGGTAACGATGTCTGCTCGATCCGCGATGTGCCCGTTGTGTCGGAGTTCCTTCGCGTCGGGCGCCGGTCGTGCACCGAGCGACTCGTCAACTGCCGAGGAAACGACGATGAACGCAATCACAGCCTTTGGCTCCAGAGAAGTAGTCCAGAGCGCTCCGGCAAGTCCCAGGCGGAAGCGCCGGCCTGAGGGCTTCACCTTGATTGAGCTCCTGGTGGTCGTGGCGATTATCGCTGTGCTGGTGTCAGTGTTGCTGCCGGCGCTGCAGCAGGCGCGATCGGCGGCTCAGGGGATCGCGTGCCTGAGCAACCTGCGTCAGTGGGGCATGGCGTTTGCGATGTACACCGAGGACAACCAGGGCTGGATGCCGTGGCACTACTCCACGTACATCTATCTGCCCGGTAGTGGTCTATTGGCTCCGGTGTGGTACGAGGAGCGCATCATGGGGCCGTATCTCGTTCAGGCGGGCGGACAGTACAGCTCGGTGGACAAGTGGGACCGCCGATGTCTGGCCAATGGGGTCAACGTGTGTCCAGCGGATGGGCCCGCGGTGGCGCGGGACTACGGTCGAAGCTACTCGTACAACTACAAGATCACCACGCCCGGCCGCGGGATGACCGACGGTGTGTTATTCAAGGACTATCCTTACAAGGACAAGCTGGCGGTGATGGTCGATGCCAATTCTTACCCCCTCTGGTCGGGCGACTCGATGGGTTCGCCCGGCTGGGCCAAGTTGTATTTTACCGAGGCCTATCAGTTCGAGTACGACCGCCACTTCGGCGCCGCGCGTGTGGTCTATGCCGACTGGCACGTCGGTGTGGTTGGCCGCGGCGACTCGCCACGGCTGGTGGTCACCGGCAACGACGACATTCCCTACTGACACCATGGAGCACTCGCATGCATTACCGCTCAAGACTGAAGGCGGCTCTCCTTGTCATTTGGTTTATCGGTATTGGCTCGCCGGCGTTCGCGGTTGAGATTATTCTCGACGATTTTCAGGCCAAATGGTCCGACCGCTGGTGGAGTACCGGCAGTATCAGCGGTCTGGGCGTGCAGCAGGAAGGCGGCGTGGTGCATCTGGATTTTCCCGCCAGCAAGGGCCAGTGGATCAGCTTCCAAGCCAAGGGCGAGTGGCTGATCGACGCGCTGCGGCAGATGCGGCTGACCGCGGAGTCGGAACTGACGATCACAGCGGGGATGCGCGGATCAGGCCGTCTGAACGCCAAGCTGTTGACCGACCGAGGGCACTTCAGCACGTCGATTCCGCTGCCATCGAATGGAGTGATGGAGCGAATTGTGATGCCGATCGCCTCGATTATGCCTCCGGACCAGACGGCCGGCGCGAGTCTGCAGGTGATCTGCCTGAACGCGGTGGACAGCGATGCGTTCGGCGTGGACGTCAAGGAGATCAGCCTGAGCGGGCTCGAATACGTCGGTGAGGATGTGCTCAAAGATGCGGACCACGTCGAATTGACGATCGACAGGTTCGCCGACAGTGACCTTCTGCCGATCAACCAGCCGGCACCGCACTGGATCTTCCGGCGGTGCGGCGACGGAATGCGTCTCTTCGGTCGGATCGTGCAGGACGCCGACGGCCGGTACCTTCGGTACGAAGCCGAGGGCGAGAGTTGGTGCCGGTTCGGACGCACCATCGATCTGGCCGGGGGGGCCGCGGTGGTCGTCGAGGTCCGAAGCGATCGGGTACGGCCGGTCGGGTGCCAGCTCTGGACCAAGTACGCGAGCGAGGACATCGGCGGCTGGCCGACCGACCGGGTCTATCACACCACGCTATGGCTGTCGCCGCGGTGGGAGCGGGCGGTTTTGTTGTTCGACCGGTTCACGCAGACTCGCGGCGAAGCGGAACCGATCGATACTGCAAAGATCAGCGCTCTGGTCCTTTCCGATGGGCCGGGCGTGGTCGAGATACGGCGAGTTGGTGTAATCACCAGCGTCGCCGACGCGGTCAGGCGGCGGAAGCAGATGCTGCTTGAGGAGATCGACAATCGACAGTTTGACGCAGCCATCCTGGATGTGCGCGGGTTCGACGTGGCGGAGTTAGGCGAGGGTCTGCGCTCGTTGTCGGCGGAGGTCGGTTCGCTGGCCGCCGATGCCGATGGCCTGGAGCGTTCCTACGCCCTTGAGCCGCGGTTTGCCGGTATTGCCGGGCTGATCGACGATCTGCGACGGGTGAACCGTCTGGATCGACGGGTCGCCGCGGCGGGCGATTGGCTGGCATTGCTGGTAAATCCGCAGTACGAGAAGCGGCACGACGAATTGCGCGAGGACTTGGCTTCGCTCAAATGGCGGTTCGATCCGCAGGCGTATGACGATCTGGACCGCCGAACGGCTGCGCTGTGGCGGGAGGTCTGGCATGACGTCTGCGAAAGGGGGGTCTCCTGGCGGGTCGAGGACGGCCGTATTCTTCGAGAGGACGGTTGGGCGATCAACCTTTATGGGACCAACGACGTCGGCGCCGAGTCGCGTTCGACCTATGACGACTACGCCCGAATGGCCGAACTGGGACTCAACGCGGTGCGTTTCGTGATCACGCACATGCGACTCGAACCGTCGCCGGGCGAGTACGACATGGCCCTGCTTGAGCGAGTCCGGCAGGGCATCGAGTGGGCGGCTGAGTTCGGTATCTACGGCGTGATCGATCTGCACTTTCCTCATCCCGATTGGGCGGTGAAAGGGGGCAAGGGCTATGAGAGCCCGACCGGCAAGCCCTATTCCGGGCTGTACCACCACGTCGAGCACCTTCGGCGGACGCACGAGCTGATGATGCGGGAGGTCGGCATGCTGCCGAACGTGATTGCCCAGGAGGTGCCGTCGAACGAACCGTCCCTCCGCGGCGTCTACAAGGGTCATCAGGCCAAGGACCTGCTTGACCGGACCATCGTCACGCTGCCCTGGCAGATGGAGAACTGGAACCAGTTCCTGAAGCGCCGTTACGGCTCGATCGAGGCCCTGCGTGAGGCCTGGCGGCCGGATTTCGACGATCCGATCGAAAAGGGCCTCGGGCCGGATGAGCACTGGGACACCAACTCGATCCTGCCGCCGGGCGGCCGCGAGGAGGACAAGCAGGTCTGCACGCGGATCTACGACTATCTACTTTGGGCGGTCGATCTGCATACGGGTACTTGTCAGAAGCTGGCCGAGGCGATCAAGGCGATCCGGCCGGGTATCCTCGTCTTTCAGCAGCAGTGCCTCGGCGGAAGCGACTGGAGCGGCGATCCAATCCCGCTGGAGTTCGACACCCTCCAGCAGATCGCGGGGCCGGACATCGACGGGCTCGCTGCGCATTACAACCGGGCCTGGGCCCCGCTGATGCTGCCGGCCACCAAGCTCTACTGGTACAACGGCGAACTGCCGCAGGCCCACTGGCTCAGTTCGTGGCTCGAAGCCCACGCCCGAGCCGGAGGCATCCTCTACTGGGCCTACTCGAGCAGTCCCGATCCGCGGGAGAACCTGCGGTGCCTTCAGCCGGACGGCCGGTTGAAACGTGATCGGCGTTTCGTTCCCCTGATGGCGGATTTCTACAAGACCTGCTTCTCTAGTGAACCGCGGGAACGGTCGATCGCCATCGTCTGCAATTCGCGACTGAGCGCGACCAACGGCCAGCGGTTCGGCGGCCTCGGCCGCATGCTGACGAACCTGGGCCTGCGGTTCGATCTGATCGGCTCGATGTACCTCGACGCCAAGCCGGACGTGCTGGCGGACTACCAAGCGGTATTCTTCACGCTCGACTACCTGGCCCCCAAGGCCCTCGAGATCATCCTGAATTCGGGCAAGCCGGCGTTCCTCTACGGCTGTCTGGATCGCGATCTGAACGCCAGATCGGTGGTCGATGATCTGGGACCGGCGGCGGAGAAGCTGGCGCTGTCGGTCAAGCCGGTGGACGTTCTTGGCGGAGGAATCCAGGGTTCGCTCGATCTCCAGGGCGACTGGCGG
The genomic region above belongs to Phycisphaerae bacterium and contains:
- a CDS encoding prepilin-type N-terminal cleavage/methylation domain-containing protein produces the protein MNAITAFGSREVVQSAPASPRRKRRPEGFTLIELLVVVAIIAVLVSVLLPALQQARSAAQGIACLSNLRQWGMAFAMYTEDNQGWMPWHYSTYIYLPGSGLLAPVWYEERIMGPYLVQAGGQYSSVDKWDRRCLANGVNVCPADGPAVARDYGRSYSYNYKITTPGRGMTDGVLFKDYPYKDKLAVMVDANSYPLWSGDSMGSPGWAKLYFTEAYQFEYDRHFGAARVVYADWHVGVVGRGDSPRLVVTGNDDIPY
- a CDS encoding cellulase family glycosylhydrolase; this encodes MHYRSRLKAALLVIWFIGIGSPAFAVEIILDDFQAKWSDRWWSTGSISGLGVQQEGGVVHLDFPASKGQWISFQAKGEWLIDALRQMRLTAESELTITAGMRGSGRLNAKLLTDRGHFSTSIPLPSNGVMERIVMPIASIMPPDQTAGASLQVICLNAVDSDAFGVDVKEISLSGLEYVGEDVLKDADHVELTIDRFADSDLLPINQPAPHWIFRRCGDGMRLFGRIVQDADGRYLRYEAEGESWCRFGRTIDLAGGAAVVVEVRSDRVRPVGCQLWTKYASEDIGGWPTDRVYHTTLWLSPRWERAVLLFDRFTQTRGEAEPIDTAKISALVLSDGPGVVEIRRVGVITSVADAVRRRKQMLLEEIDNRQFDAAILDVRGFDVAELGEGLRSLSAEVGSLAADADGLERSYALEPRFAGIAGLIDDLRRVNRLDRRVAAAGDWLALLVNPQYEKRHDELREDLASLKWRFDPQAYDDLDRRTAALWREVWHDVCERGVSWRVEDGRILREDGWAINLYGTNDVGAESRSTYDDYARMAELGLNAVRFVITHMRLEPSPGEYDMALLERVRQGIEWAAEFGIYGVIDLHFPHPDWAVKGGKGYESPTGKPYSGLYHHVEHLRRTHELMMREVGMLPNVIAQEVPSNEPSLRGVYKGHQAKDLLDRTIVTLPWQMENWNQFLKRRYGSIEALREAWRPDFDDPIEKGLGPDEHWDTNSILPPGGREEDKQVCTRIYDYLLWAVDLHTGTCQKLAEAIKAIRPGILVFQQQCLGGSDWSGDPIPLEFDTLQQIAGPDIDGLAAHYNRAWAPLMLPATKLYWYNGELPQAHWLSSWLEAHARAGGILYWAYSSSPDPRENLRCLQPDGRLKRDRRFVPLMADFYKTCFSSEPRERSIAIVCNSRLSATNGQRFGGLGRMLTNLGLRFDLIGSMYLDAKPDVLADYQAVFFTLDYLAPKALEIILNSGKPAFLYGCLDRDLNARSVVDDLGPAAEKLALSVKPVDVLGGGIQGSLDLQGDWRLSLDPNEVGLNEGRHLPDYDDSQWQVQTVPGAWENIGQWEAARAYDGVAWYRRTVEVPKEWAGKNVSLEIGAIDDFDETYFNGQPIGRTDRETPNWWTARRSYPIRPELIRTDAPNVIAVRVIDIMNAGGIVLGPVRLICTDRQTVTISEDWGRLTAGRRKLVTPRTRRASLEGGRTLARFDDGTSAILLAGRTLLYLASPEIDPADDFDRALVCSFLEAAGVPPAESPLRNGSLWVHEFDGWLSIENASGGPIPVDIATDAPRLRSLLGPQRTIEGSDNIFAVEVPAEGDILEKRK